A stretch of Desulfotignum phosphitoxidans DSM 13687 DNA encodes these proteins:
- a CDS encoding nickel-dependent hydrogenase large subunit — MSSETKKIDIPFNRVEGDLEVKVDVTDDTITDAWSCGTMYRGFEAMMTGRGPLDGLVITPRICGICSLTHLNAAAVALDRIAQVTLPDNAIRLRNVALMAETIQSDLRQAVLMYMADFTNHKAYQKHPLFKEAVARYQMLSGSSVVEVIRKTKRLIEIIAIIGGQWPHTSFMVPGGVTSIPYVPKLMQSRLIFNRFLEWYEKKVLGCTIARWQAVTTRKELAQWFEERPEHRDSEVGFFIRFAEKAGLDTYGRGNDHFLCFGNFPLPKDTAVTPRVPGTDQLTTPGFFRETEYLALDAASIKEDITCSWFEQKPVVSHPFDSVTRPYASGNMGKPYSWVKAPRYDGLPAETGPLAEAVMDRVPLFLDLIRNTGATALVRQLARITRPARLLPDMGTWIDELLAHHADPFYTPVKTIPDGQGAGMIQAARGALGHWVTIENSKISNYQVITPTAWNGSPRDGQNQPGPWESALKGTPVKDPDNPVEAGHVIRSFDPCMVCAVHIVKNEK, encoded by the coding sequence ATGTCTTCTGAAACAAAAAAAATCGATATTCCCTTCAACCGGGTCGAAGGCGACCTTGAAGTCAAGGTGGATGTCACAGACGATACCATCACTGATGCCTGGAGCTGCGGCACCATGTACCGGGGATTCGAAGCCATGATGACCGGCAGGGGTCCCCTGGACGGTCTGGTGATCACCCCACGTATCTGCGGTATCTGCAGCCTCACCCACCTGAATGCCGCGGCTGTTGCACTGGACCGGATCGCACAGGTGACCCTGCCGGACAACGCCATCCGCCTGCGAAATGTCGCACTGATGGCGGAGACCATCCAGAGCGACCTGCGCCAGGCCGTTCTCATGTACATGGCAGATTTCACCAATCACAAGGCCTACCAGAAACACCCGCTTTTCAAAGAGGCTGTGGCCCGGTACCAGATGCTGTCCGGCAGCAGCGTGGTGGAGGTGATCCGCAAAACCAAACGCCTCATCGAAATCATCGCCATCATCGGGGGTCAATGGCCCCATACCTCCTTTATGGTTCCCGGCGGGGTCACCTCCATTCCCTATGTGCCAAAGCTCATGCAGTCCCGCCTCATATTTAACCGGTTCCTGGAATGGTATGAAAAAAAAGTGCTGGGATGTACCATCGCACGATGGCAGGCGGTCACCACCCGAAAAGAACTTGCCCAATGGTTTGAAGAGCGGCCCGAACACAGAGACAGCGAAGTGGGCTTCTTTATCCGGTTTGCCGAAAAAGCCGGGCTGGATACCTATGGCCGGGGAAATGACCACTTTCTTTGCTTTGGTAATTTTCCTTTGCCCAAAGACACGGCTGTCACCCCCCGGGTCCCCGGAACAGATCAGCTGACCACGCCGGGGTTTTTCCGGGAGACTGAATACCTGGCCCTGGATGCCGCCAGCATAAAAGAGGATATCACCTGTTCCTGGTTTGAGCAAAAACCAGTGGTAAGTCACCCCTTTGACAGTGTGACCCGGCCCTATGCATCCGGCAACATGGGCAAACCCTATTCCTGGGTCAAGGCCCCCCGGTATGACGGCCTGCCCGCAGAAACAGGCCCTTTGGCCGAAGCCGTGATGGACCGGGTGCCCCTGTTCCTGGACCTGATCCGCAACACCGGGGCCACGGCCCTGGTCCGGCAACTGGCCCGCATCACCCGCCCGGCAAGGCTGCTGCCGGATATGGGCACCTGGATCGATGAACTGCTGGCCCATCATGCCGACCCGTTTTACACCCCGGTCAAAACCATTCCCGACGGACAGGGGGCCGGCATGATCCAGGCGGCCCGGGGAGCGCTGGGACACTGGGTCACTATTGAAAACAGTAAAATCAGTAATTATCAGGTGATCACCCCGACCGCCTGGAACGGCTCCCCAAGAGATGGGCAAAACCAGCCCGGCCCGTGGGAATCAGCCCTGAAAGGCACGCCGGTGAAAGACCCGGACAACCCCGTGGAAGCCGGCCATGTGATCCGCTCCTTTGATCCGTGCATGGTGTGCGCCGTGCACATCGTAAAAAATGAAAAATAA
- a CDS encoding PIN domain-containing protein — protein MLKVVVDTNVFISSFFGGIPRQITDCWKKGKITLCFSQQIIEEYIDIDIMFPSAFVKTWIQK, from the coding sequence ATGCTTAAAGTTGTCGTTGATACAAATGTTTTTATTTCTTCCTTCTTCGGGGGCATTCCAAGGCAGATAACCGACTGCTGGAAAAAAGGAAAGATTACCCTGTGCTTTTCTCAGCAAATAATTGAAGAATATATCGATATCGATATCATGTTTCCCAGCGCGTTTGTTAAAACCTGGATTCAAAAATAA
- a CDS encoding ATP-binding protein, with product MGNLRRCKLAFNIRTKIIGGYAVIVLLVALVGFAGMYTMKSIENEHNEIISGHLNPAVITGMVANRIGFIHSNSLLHLFSKSIDDMGRYESEIDAGQDKINRDIETIRTLLVNPDIIDKLDTFHDSWKLYMKIWHEQVVPMSRANLDKSVFELSRKRGAAGSAELEAVNNLNELLKMVVSEADHRLSVSGRLYRKRLYVSLAVSLGVIILGLFIGIRQSTLIARPVNAVASAAKRLTKGDLDQRIDVKTGDEIEILADSFNVMAGKLKQKINKLHSEINVRKQAEEDLKEYRNQLEEKVKERTQDLEEREAKLRAIYEAAQDVSLIIIDGQDPDMPILEFSPGAENIFGYHRSEIKGTPVSVLHLPKDTARFPAVFQQMKDRGEGSGEEITMVRKTGEKFFAMSSTYPLYNKKKEMYAVLSVHIDIDKQKKLQVQLNHSQKLEAIGSLAGGIAHDFNNILSAIIGYSQLAMDRLPKDSPAQKDLAQVYKAGERARNLVMQILTFSRQKEQNAAPIQIGPIIKEVLKFLKATLPSSIEIRQEIMPDAGHVLADPTQIHQVLMNLCTNAAHAMDQTGGELTVTLSDVTLDQDAAETDPDLLPGKYLKLTVADTGHGIAPEILPKIFEPYFTTKKRGQGTGLGLATVHGIIKSYGGGITVSSTPGQGTTFDLYFPVIETPAESAPEKPAPATAAKSSACILFVDDEPGIADLGGQVLGDKKA from the coding sequence TTGGGGAATTTGAGGAGGTGTAAATTGGCCTTTAACATTCGAACAAAAATCATCGGAGGATATGCCGTTATTGTTCTGCTGGTTGCCTTGGTAGGTTTTGCGGGTATGTACACCATGAAATCCATTGAAAATGAGCATAATGAAATTATCTCCGGGCATTTGAATCCTGCGGTAATAACAGGTATGGTAGCTAATCGGATTGGCTTTATTCATTCGAATTCTCTATTGCACCTGTTCAGCAAATCCATTGATGATATGGGCCGCTATGAATCTGAAATTGATGCGGGCCAGGATAAAATAAACAGAGATATCGAAACAATAAGAACACTACTGGTAAATCCGGACATAATCGATAAGCTGGATACATTTCATGACAGCTGGAAACTGTATATGAAAATATGGCATGAACAGGTAGTGCCAATGAGCAGAGCAAATCTTGATAAGAGTGTATTTGAACTGTCAAGAAAAAGAGGTGCAGCAGGCTCAGCCGAACTGGAAGCGGTAAATAATCTGAATGAATTGCTGAAAATGGTTGTTTCGGAAGCTGACCACCGGTTAAGTGTATCAGGCCGGCTATACCGCAAAAGACTCTATGTTTCACTGGCGGTCAGCCTGGGAGTCATCATACTGGGTTTATTTATCGGCATAAGACAAAGCACATTAATTGCGCGTCCCGTGAATGCTGTGGCATCGGCAGCAAAACGACTGACAAAAGGAGACCTGGATCAGAGGATAGATGTTAAAACAGGTGACGAGATAGAGATTTTGGCTGATTCTTTTAATGTAATGGCCGGAAAACTGAAACAAAAGATTAACAAATTACATAGTGAAATTAACGTTCGCAAGCAGGCAGAAGAAGATCTCAAGGAATATCGTAATCAGCTTGAAGAGAAAGTAAAAGAACGCACACAGGATCTTGAGGAAAGAGAAGCAAAACTCAGAGCCATATATGAAGCGGCCCAGGATGTTTCTCTGATTATAATCGACGGTCAGGATCCTGACATGCCAATACTTGAATTCAGCCCTGGCGCAGAGAACATATTCGGTTATCACCGATCGGAAATTAAAGGAACCCCGGTTTCGGTTTTGCATTTACCAAAAGATACTGCCAGATTTCCTGCCGTCTTTCAGCAGATGAAAGACAGGGGTGAAGGATCTGGCGAAGAGATCACCATGGTCAGGAAGACAGGGGAAAAATTCTTTGCTATGTCTTCAACATACCCGTTGTATAATAAGAAAAAAGAAATGTATGCTGTTTTAAGTGTACATATTGACATAGATAAACAAAAAAAACTTCAAGTCCAGCTCAACCATTCCCAAAAACTGGAGGCCATCGGCAGTCTGGCCGGGGGCATTGCCCATGATTTCAACAACATTCTTTCCGCCATTATCGGGTATTCCCAGCTGGCCATGGACCGGCTGCCCAAAGACAGTCCGGCCCAGAAAGACCTTGCACAGGTCTACAAGGCCGGGGAACGGGCCAGAAACCTGGTGATGCAGATCCTTACCTTCAGCCGGCAGAAAGAGCAGAATGCGGCCCCCATTCAGATCGGTCCCATCATCAAGGAGGTGCTCAAATTTCTCAAAGCAACCCTGCCCAGTTCCATTGAGATCCGGCAGGAGATCATGCCGGATGCAGGACATGTTCTGGCTGACCCGACACAGATCCACCAGGTGCTCATGAACCTGTGCACCAATGCGGCCCATGCCATGGATCAAACCGGCGGGGAGTTGACGGTCACACTTTCTGACGTCACCCTGGATCAGGATGCAGCTGAAACAGATCCAGACCTTTTGCCTGGAAAATATCTGAAATTGACCGTGGCTGACACCGGGCACGGAATCGCCCCGGAGATCCTGCCCAAAATCTTCGAACCCTATTTCACCACCAAAAAACGCGGGCAGGGAACGGGGCTGGGCCTTGCCACGGTGCACGGCATCATAAAATCCTATGGGGGCGGCATCACGGTTTCCAGCACCCCGGGACAGGGCACCACCTTTGATCTGTATTTTCCGGTCATCGAGACCCCGGCAGAATCTGCACCGGAAAAACCGGCCCCGGCCACGGCTGCCAAAAGCAGTGCCTGCATCCTGTTTGTGGATGATGAGCCAGGCATTGCAGATTTGGGCGGGCAGGTACTGGGAGACAAAAAAGCATGA
- a CDS encoding ribbon-helix-helix domain-containing protein — translation MATQMIIRLESNLKNKVSQLAKAEGKNLSELVRELLEKYTKERDTSAYIDNLWDKIGQNLAQNNISESDIEKAIKQVRSKNA, via the coding sequence ATGGCAACGCAAATGATAATTCGGCTCGAATCAAACTTGAAAAACAAAGTCAGTCAGCTGGCCAAAGCCGAGGGGAAAAATTTAAGTGAACTCGTGCGTGAACTTTTAGAGAAATACACAAAAGAGAGAGATACGAGTGCCTATATCGACAACCTGTGGGATAAAATTGGCCAAAACCTGGCCCAAAACAATATTTCTGAATCAGATATCGAAAAAGCAATAAAACAGGTTCGGTCAAAAAATGCTTAA
- a CDS encoding diguanylate cyclase, with protein sequence MIRRFVKISGFIFAGFLVMDMFMAYQMNNGYQNDQAMAVSLKLSVIRAHIEKEITQNLLLVYGTANFISVNPDLSQTEFQQYAKGVMARQNLLKNLGAAPDFVIKYIYPLEGNRQMLGVDYRQLEDQWELVRQVRETGDMVVAGPLQLVQGGRGLIGRAPVVLRTAGSPGFWGVVSAVIDVDRLFANVEIDKLEDLEIAIRGTDGTGDRGEVFLGDRSLFDSAKNAVLMNVTFPSGAWQIAARPKRGWATHHPFSWVMHGLMALFFLTVVFFVFRSLQDIAERKRVALALKKEERKMRAMLEASYDAYVMIDDEETILFWSPAAGKMFGWTNEEAMGQKVHSLIAPSRYHEDAARGIEQFARTGQGRLLNSVLELEACRKTGECFPVEMTVAAFRNEGRYYAVSSVRDITRRKKAQKELEKMATTDSLTGLVNRGHFMSLAEAEIQRSLRYARPLSILMIDADRFKNINDTHGHDIGDKVLQALGATLESVLRSTDTAGRIGGEEFALMLPETALPAAMALAERLRQTVEQKSIPMSGGPPISFTVSIGVAALTDPSQGIDDLLKRADQALYHAKSSGRNRVAS encoded by the coding sequence TTGATCAGACGGTTTGTAAAAATCAGTGGGTTTATTTTTGCCGGGTTCCTGGTTATGGATATGTTCATGGCATACCAGATGAACAACGGGTATCAAAATGATCAGGCCATGGCGGTGTCGCTGAAACTGTCCGTAATCCGGGCACATATTGAAAAGGAAATTACTCAAAATCTGCTGCTGGTGTATGGCACAGCCAATTTTATTTCCGTCAACCCAGATCTTTCGCAGACAGAGTTCCAGCAGTATGCCAAAGGGGTCATGGCCAGACAGAATCTGTTGAAAAATTTGGGGGCAGCCCCGGATTTTGTCATAAAATATATCTATCCCCTGGAAGGAAACCGGCAGATGCTGGGGGTGGATTACAGGCAGCTTGAAGATCAGTGGGAGCTGGTCAGACAGGTGCGGGAGACCGGGGATATGGTTGTGGCAGGACCGCTTCAGCTGGTGCAGGGCGGCCGGGGCCTGATCGGCAGGGCTCCGGTGGTGCTCAGAACCGCCGGCTCTCCTGGATTCTGGGGGGTGGTATCAGCGGTGATCGATGTGGACCGCCTGTTTGCGAACGTGGAAATTGACAAATTGGAAGATTTGGAGATCGCCATCCGGGGAACAGACGGGACCGGTGACCGGGGAGAGGTGTTCCTGGGCGATCGATCCCTGTTTGACTCTGCAAAAAACGCTGTGCTCATGAACGTGACTTTTCCCTCGGGTGCATGGCAGATTGCGGCCCGCCCCAAGCGCGGCTGGGCCACACATCACCCTTTTTCCTGGGTGATGCACGGGTTGATGGCTTTGTTCTTTCTGACCGTTGTGTTTTTTGTGTTCAGGTCATTGCAGGATATTGCCGAAAGAAAACGTGTGGCACTGGCACTGAAAAAAGAGGAAAGAAAGATGCGGGCCATGCTGGAGGCGTCCTATGATGCCTATGTCATGATCGATGATGAGGAAACCATCCTTTTCTGGAGCCCGGCAGCCGGGAAGATGTTCGGCTGGACAAATGAAGAGGCGATGGGCCAAAAGGTGCACTCGCTGATCGCACCTTCCCGGTACCATGAAGATGCTGCCAGGGGAATTGAACAGTTTGCCAGAACAGGACAGGGCCGCCTGCTGAATTCGGTTCTGGAGCTGGAAGCATGCCGGAAAACCGGGGAGTGTTTTCCCGTTGAAATGACAGTGGCCGCGTTCAGAAACGAGGGCAGATATTATGCGGTCAGCAGTGTCAGGGACATCACCCGGCGCAAAAAGGCGCAAAAAGAGCTGGAAAAAATGGCAACCACAGACAGCCTGACCGGCCTTGTCAACCGGGGACACTTCATGTCACTGGCAGAAGCAGAAATACAAAGGTCTCTGCGGTATGCCCGCCCCCTTTCCATCCTGATGATCGATGCGGACCGGTTTAAAAATATCAACGACACCCATGGCCATGACATCGGAGACAAGGTGCTGCAGGCCCTTGGGGCAACACTTGAATCTGTGCTGCGGAGCACGGATACTGCCGGCCGCATCGGCGGTGAGGAGTTTGCGCTGATGCTTCCTGAAACCGCTCTGCCGGCAGCCATGGCCCTGGCTGAGCGGCTGCGGCAGACGGTTGAACAAAAATCGATCCCAATGTCCGGCGGACCGCCGATCTCATTTACCGTGAGCATCGGGGTGGCAGCGCTGACAGACCCCTCCCAGGGAATCGATGATTTATTGAAGCGCGCGGATCAGGCTTTGTATCACGCCAAATCCTCCGGGAGAAACCGGGTGGCTTCATAG
- a CDS encoding CHASE4 domain-containing protein, which yields MKIGLRRQTFLIIVSICLVLIVSLMLSSRLLILTGFRHLETEHVQQDVAQAWHFISKDIQWLASIAGDWAPWDDTYGFVQDQNTRYIDSNLSVETIANLGIHFMLFVDPAGRQVHTAAIDLKKKEAVILPKGVWDQIRSKKALFEFPDPRQGVSGFFMFEHQPVLIASHAIVPSNYQGPPRGTLVVGRFLDPSEIKKITDAAGLSLSIHAADSTPLPDDVKKAASLISDKTPVVTLPQNKEIISGYMVCRDIQQNPGFILKIDVTRKIFKQGMNTWLYFNIAVVFIGVVFVLATMYLMERSVLSPLLRIIEKISAIDGSDNVSKRLPVSGTGELGKLELSINGMLDRIQRAHNEIKTLEGLIPICSYCKNIRDDEGFWQKVDHFIHHRTDARFSHGICPECAEKHFPEMDLYNLQKKCPPGNGGSI from the coding sequence ATGAAAATCGGATTGCGCAGACAAACATTTCTCATCATCGTTTCCATATGCCTGGTGCTGATTGTCAGCCTGATGCTCTCTTCGCGCCTGCTCATTTTGACCGGGTTCAGGCACCTGGAAACAGAACATGTACAGCAGGATGTGGCACAGGCGTGGCATTTCATATCAAAGGATATCCAGTGGCTGGCATCCATTGCAGGCGACTGGGCCCCCTGGGACGACACCTATGGTTTTGTCCAGGACCAAAACACCCGGTACATCGACAGCAACCTGTCTGTGGAAACCATTGCCAACCTGGGTATCCATTTCATGCTGTTTGTGGATCCGGCCGGCAGGCAGGTGCATACAGCAGCCATTGACCTGAAAAAAAAAGAGGCTGTCATACTGCCTAAAGGGGTATGGGACCAGATCCGTTCAAAAAAAGCCTTGTTTGAATTCCCCGACCCCAGGCAGGGCGTGTCCGGATTTTTCATGTTCGAGCACCAGCCCGTGCTGATCGCATCCCATGCCATCGTGCCCAGCAACTATCAGGGACCTCCCCGGGGAACCCTGGTGGTCGGCAGGTTCCTGGATCCATCAGAAATCAAAAAAATCACTGATGCCGCAGGCCTGTCCCTGTCCATCCATGCTGCAGACAGTACCCCCCTGCCCGATGATGTAAAAAAAGCCGCATCCCTGATATCTGACAAAACCCCGGTGGTCACGCTTCCCCAAAACAAGGAGATCATCTCAGGGTATATGGTATGCAGGGATATCCAGCAAAACCCGGGATTCATTCTAAAAATTGATGTGACCCGGAAAATCTTCAAACAGGGAATGAACACCTGGCTCTATTTCAATATCGCCGTGGTGTTTATCGGTGTGGTGTTTGTCCTGGCAACCATGTATCTGATGGAAAGATCCGTGCTCTCTCCGCTGCTCAGAATCATCGAAAAAATCAGTGCCATCGATGGCAGTGACAATGTGTCAAAGCGGCTGCCCGTGTCCGGCACAGGAGAGCTGGGAAAACTGGAACTCTCGATAAACGGGATGCTGGACCGCATCCAGAGAGCCCACAATGAAATCAAGACCCTGGAAGGACTGATTCCCATCTGCTCCTATTGTAAAAACATCCGGGATGATGAGGGCTTCTGGCAGAAAGTGGACCATTTCATTCACCATCGCACCGATGCCAGGTTCAGCCACGGCATCTGTCCGGAATGCGCAGAAAAGCACTTTCCGGAAATGGATCTGTATAACCTCCAGAAAAAATGCCCTCCTGGAAATGGCGGATCAATATAA
- a CDS encoding NADH-quinone oxidoreductase subunit B family protein, whose product MKTVYWLQGGGCGGDTYSLLSSDFMDVSELFTTLDLKLLWHPSLCSIDPAAHERLLTDIASGTTPLDILMVEGSIIFGPAGTGMFDTFRGRAKKELCHTLASHARYVVAVGTCAAFGGFGAGHAIEATGLQFTKKKKGGALGREFVSGSGMPVINLAGCPCHHDVIAGALMAVASDVPLELDRFQRPLEWYNTMVHQGCTRNEYHEYRVEESDFGEMGCLFFHMGCAGPLVPGPCNKLLWNRHSSKPRAGVPCFGCTSPDFPKSNPFFHTPNIEGIPLELPKGVNRAHYMVYKGMAAEAAPERLKKRSAKV is encoded by the coding sequence ATGAAAACCGTTTACTGGCTTCAGGGCGGTGGATGCGGCGGCGACACCTATTCACTGCTGAGCAGTGATTTTATGGATGTCTCCGAACTGTTCACCACCCTTGACCTTAAGCTGCTGTGGCACCCGTCCCTGTGCAGCATCGACCCGGCCGCCCATGAACGTTTGCTGACCGATATTGCATCCGGCACCACCCCACTGGACATTCTGATGGTGGAAGGATCGATCATCTTCGGCCCGGCCGGCACCGGCATGTTTGACACCTTCCGAGGCCGGGCCAAAAAAGAGCTGTGCCACACCCTGGCCAGCCATGCCCGGTATGTGGTGGCCGTGGGCACCTGTGCCGCATTCGGCGGATTCGGGGCAGGCCATGCCATCGAAGCCACCGGCCTTCAATTCACAAAAAAGAAAAAAGGGGGGGCATTGGGCAGGGAGTTTGTATCCGGATCCGGCATGCCGGTGATCAACCTGGCCGGATGCCCCTGCCACCATGACGTGATCGCCGGGGCCCTCATGGCGGTTGCCTCTGATGTTCCCCTGGAACTGGACCGGTTCCAGCGGCCCCTGGAGTGGTACAACACCATGGTGCACCAGGGCTGTACCCGGAACGAATACCATGAATACCGGGTGGAAGAGTCTGATTTCGGCGAAATGGGATGCCTGTTTTTTCACATGGGGTGTGCAGGCCCCCTGGTTCCGGGACCCTGTAACAAACTGCTGTGGAACCGTCACTCATCCAAACCCCGGGCCGGTGTGCCCTGTTTTGGATGTACCAGTCCTGATTTTCCCAAATCAAACCCGTTTTTTCATACCCCCAATATCGAGGGGATTCCCCTGGAACTGCCCAAAGGCGTCAACCGTGCCCATTACATGGTGTACAAGGGAATGGCAGCCGAGGCAGCCCCGGAACGGCTCAAAAAACGCAGTGCAAAGGTGTAG
- a CDS encoding two-component system sensor histidine kinase NtrB — protein MKSGLRRKAKTITLRAFTTRFILLCVLPLFLLALCLAAAHVYTLQTRQAREMRAQAHNVMQAVDRDLSARISALQVLAGSPLIDDPPRLEDFYKEARGFRAHFTGHVILADMDTRMVFNTRVPFGTQLPLLPVPKGFAAAPFVMETGKPAVGDMFPGPIAREPLVAIVVPVTHAGKIQALLLSIVGTAQYQALLDDLAIPEGYCVTLVDSKKAGMAHRNMSDGEKTDGDTDPGKKITVTSSVSHWEIVLDVSSRDYFRPVYMAGAGLLMAVVLVVSASIIGGRLMGEKLVRFVASLTGKQPSGTFSERIAEIEKVRSVLDKAARDRELSMERYRLLFENMNEGFVLHEIIMDDQARPVDFCLLEINPAAEHLTGLQRSEVIGRRVSQMGTEPFWIDHYVNVVRSGEPVRLQEYSEVLRKWFDLFVFQPKQGYCATVFFDITDRVKLESQIRQTQKMEAVGTLAGGVAHDYNNMLSVIIGYTQIAMDKTEPSGQLHADLMEVMNAAERSVDITRQLLAFARKQTIAPKVLDLNDTVDGMLKMLRRLISEEIDLAWQPDCRVWPVHMDRSQIDQLLVNLCVNARDAIEGGGKLIIETKNATLDAAYCSEHPGACPGDFVMLAVSDDGCGMDRQTLDNIFEPFFTTKELGRGTGLGLSTVYGIVKQNNGFVDVSSEQGKGTTFRIYLPRHQGTVEEMSPGKGELF, from the coding sequence ATGAAGAGCGGATTGCGCAGAAAAGCAAAGACAATCACTCTCCGGGCGTTTACAACCCGGTTTATTTTATTGTGCGTGCTTCCGCTTTTTTTGCTGGCATTGTGCCTTGCAGCGGCCCATGTCTATACGCTTCAAACCAGGCAGGCCCGTGAAATGCGGGCACAGGCGCACAATGTGATGCAGGCGGTGGATCGTGATCTGTCTGCACGCATCTCTGCGTTGCAGGTTCTGGCCGGCTCTCCGCTCATCGATGATCCGCCCCGCCTGGAAGATTTTTATAAAGAGGCCCGGGGGTTTCGGGCGCACTTTACCGGCCATGTCATCCTTGCGGATATGGATACCCGGATGGTTTTCAACACCCGGGTGCCGTTCGGAACGCAACTGCCGCTGCTTCCCGTGCCAAAAGGGTTTGCTGCAGCCCCGTTTGTGATGGAGACAGGAAAACCGGCTGTCGGAGACATGTTCCCCGGACCCATTGCCAGGGAACCGCTGGTGGCGATTGTGGTACCCGTCACCCATGCGGGAAAAATCCAGGCCCTTTTGCTGAGCATTGTCGGAACAGCGCAGTACCAGGCGCTTCTGGATGACCTGGCAATTCCAGAGGGATATTGCGTGACCCTGGTTGACAGCAAAAAGGCGGGAATGGCACACCGAAACATGTCAGATGGTGAAAAAACAGATGGAGACACAGATCCGGGGAAAAAGATCACTGTCACATCATCGGTTTCTCACTGGGAAATTGTTCTTGATGTATCCAGCCGGGATTACTTCCGGCCGGTTTACATGGCAGGGGCCGGTCTGCTGATGGCGGTTGTCCTGGTCGTTTCAGCCAGTATCATCGGAGGCCGTCTGATGGGAGAAAAGCTGGTCCGGTTTGTGGCATCCCTCACTGGAAAGCAGCCGTCCGGAACCTTTTCAGAGAGGATCGCGGAAATAGAAAAGGTGCGATCCGTTCTGGACAAGGCTGCCAGAGACAGGGAACTGTCCATGGAAAGATACCGCCTGCTGTTCGAGAACATGAACGAGGGGTTTGTCCTGCACGAAATCATCATGGATGACCAGGCACGGCCCGTGGATTTTTGCCTCCTTGAGATCAATCCTGCTGCGGAACACCTGACCGGACTGCAGCGGTCAGAAGTGATCGGACGGCGTGTCAGTCAAATGGGAACAGAACCCTTCTGGATCGATCATTACGTCAACGTGGTCCGGTCTGGTGAACCGGTGCGGTTACAGGAGTACAGCGAGGTACTCAGAAAATGGTTTGACCTGTTCGTGTTCCAGCCCAAACAAGGGTATTGCGCCACTGTTTTTTTCGACATAACCGACCGCGTAAAGCTTGAAAGCCAGATCCGTCAGACGCAGAAGATGGAAGCGGTGGGAACCCTGGCCGGCGGTGTTGCCCATGACTATAACAACATGCTCAGCGTGATTATCGGGTACACGCAGATCGCGATGGACAAGACAGAACCGTCCGGTCAGCTGCATGCGGATCTCATGGAAGTGATGAACGCGGCTGAACGCTCCGTGGACATTACCCGCCAGCTGCTGGCCTTTGCCCGCAAACAGACCATTGCACCCAAAGTGCTTGATCTGAACGACACGGTGGACGGGATGCTCAAAATGCTGCGGCGGCTGATCAGCGAAGAGATAGATCTGGCCTGGCAGCCGGATTGCCGGGTGTGGCCTGTCCATATGGATCGTTCCCAGATCGATCAGTTGCTGGTCAATCTGTGCGTCAACGCCCGGGATGCCATTGAAGGCGGCGGAAAACTCATTATTGAGACGAAAAATGCGACCCTTGACGCGGCCTACTGTTCCGAACATCCCGGGGCCTGCCCGGGTGATTTTGTCATGCTGGCGGTCAGCGATGATGGCTGCGGCATGGACCGGCAGACCCTGGACAATATTTTCGAGCCCTTTTTCACGACCAAAGAGCTCGGCCGCGGCACCGGCCTGGGACTGTCCACGGTGTATGGCATTGTCAAGCAGAACAACGGGTTTGTCGATGTATCCAGTGAGCAGGGAAAGGGAACAACCTTCAGAATTTATCTGCCGCGCCATCAAGGCACAGTGGAAGAGATGTCGCCCGGGAAAGGAGAGCTGTTTTGA